AACTGATTTTCAGGAGCATTCGGTGCCGTTGTATCTTACCTCTAGCTTTGTTTTTGAAGATGCCGAACAGATGCGTGCCGCCTTTGCAGAAGAGGTAGAACATAATATCTACAGCCGTTACAGTAACCCTAACACCAATGAGTTTACTGAAAAGATAGTACAAATGGAAGGCGCCGAGGCAGGATATGCCTTTGCTTCGGGTATGGCGGCTGTTTTTGCTTCGTTTAATGCTTTGCTTAAACCCAACGACCATATTTTGAGTTGCCAGTCGGTATTTGGTTCTACACACTATTTATTTAAGACCCATTTCCCGAAATGGAATGTGGAAACCACTTACTTTAAAGCTGATGAAGTAGAGCTAGAAAAGTATCTAAAACCCAATACCCGTTTTCTCTATTTAGAAACACCTACTAACCCTGCGATTGAGATTTTAGACTTAGAGTTTTTTGGCAACTTTGCTAAAAAGCACAATCTTATTTTTGTAGTAGATAACTGTTTTGCTACCCCTTATTTACAACAACCCATCACTTATGGAGCCGACCTAGTCATACACTCTGCTACCAAAATAATAGACGGACAAGGACGTGTGTTAGGTGGTATTGTGGTTGGAAAAAAAGAACTGATTAGAGAAATCTATCTCTTTTCTAGGAATACAGGACCGTCTTTATCTCCGTTTAATGCGTGGGTGCTTAGTAAAAGTTTAGAAACTTTGGCTGTGCGTCTGGAGAAGCATTGCGAAAACGCTCTAGCAGTTGCAGAGTTCCTAGAACAACACCCTAAAGTTTCTTTAGTTAAGTATCCTTTTCTACCTTCACACCCAAGCTACGAAATCGCCAAAAAACAAATGAAACACGGCGGCAATATTGTGGCATTTGAAGTTAAGGGTGGTATTGAAGGTGGCAGAAACTTCCTCAACAAGATAAAGTTATGCTCACTTTCGCCTAATTTGGGAGATACTAGAACTATTGTAACGCACCCTGCCTCTACCACCCACTCTAAACTCACCGAAGAAGACCGTTTAGAAGTAGGCATTACCCCAGGATTGGTGCGTTGTAGTGTAGGTTTAGAAAATGTAGAAGACATCATTTCTGATTTAAAACAAGCCTTAGATTTAACCTAAAAGCCTAAGAAAAACTCTTAGGCTTTTTTGCACTAAATAGTGCTTATCTAAAAAATATAAGACTAAAAACTTGCATACTTCTACAAAAGGTTATAAGTTTGCTTCAGTTTTATGACACACGATACCAATTACATACAAACAAGTGTAAAAAAGTGCCCGAATTATTTGGCTATTTCAAATAATTTCGTAAACACACACACACACACACACACAAATAGTTTCGTGGGTATGCGTCGTATTATCTAGAAAATTCTTTGGACTTTTATC
The genomic region above belongs to Riemerella anatipestifer and contains:
- a CDS encoding trans-sulfuration enzyme family protein, producing the protein MKNFETQAIRNQIARTDFQEHSVPLYLTSSFVFEDAEQMRAAFAEEVEHNIYSRYSNPNTNEFTEKIVQMEGAEAGYAFASGMAAVFASFNALLKPNDHILSCQSVFGSTHYLFKTHFPKWNVETTYFKADEVELEKYLKPNTRFLYLETPTNPAIEILDLEFFGNFAKKHNLIFVVDNCFATPYLQQPITYGADLVIHSATKIIDGQGRVLGGIVVGKKELIREIYLFSRNTGPSLSPFNAWVLSKSLETLAVRLEKHCENALAVAEFLEQHPKVSLVKYPFLPSHPSYEIAKKQMKHGGNIVAFEVKGGIEGGRNFLNKIKLCSLSPNLGDTRTIVTHPASTTHSKLTEEDRLEVGITPGLVRCSVGLENVEDIISDLKQALDLT